A stretch of DNA from Thermanaerosceptrum fracticalcis:
GCTGGATGGTAGATTATCAAAAGACGGCAGCGGATAGGGGCGCGTCGTCATTAGAGACGGGAGGTGTTGACTTTATGCTTGAGGTTAATATCAAGAAAGAGCTGCCAGGTTTTTCCCTGGATGTAGCATTTTCTATTGAACGGGAGATTCTTGCCATTCTTGGTCCTTCGGGCTGTGGAAAGAGTCTGACTATACAGTGTATAGCAGGTCTGGTGCGGCCTGACCAAGGTCGGATTGTTCTTAACGGCAAGGTTTTATATGATGGGCAGTTAGGAATTAATCTTCCGCCCCAGAGCCGCAAAGTTGGACTTGTTTTTCAGAATTACGCTCTCTTTCCCCATCTTACAGTTGGTGAAAACGTAGCCTTTGGTATACAGCACCTGTCAAAAGCAGAAATTAAGGATAAGGTTACTATTCTCCTGCAGAAAATGAAGCTGCAGGGGCTGGAAGGGCGTTATCCCCATCAGTTATCGGGGGGGCAGCAGCAGCGGGTAGCCCTGGCTCGTGCTTTGGCTCCCGAACCGGAGCTGCTGCTATTGGATGAACCTTTTTCCGCCCTGGATACCCAGGTCAAGGAGCAGCTTCTGTATGAACTGTATGAGCTCCACAATTATTACAGAGGCAGTGTGCTTTTCGTTACCCATAACGTTGCCGAAGCCTACAGTCTTTGTTCTAAAATGGCAGTGTATGGGGGAGGAAAACTTCTGCAGTTTGGGGGCAAGCAAGATGTAGTTGAGGGGCCAGCAACGTTAGAAGCAGCTAAACTGCTGGGGGTAGAGAACTTCCTGCAGGGGATTGTGACCTGGCAAGAGGGGAATGAAGTGTGGGTACTGGTTAAGGGGTTGGACCGTGAGGTAAAAGCAGTAGTAGGGGATAACAAAAAAATTGCAAAGAACCAACCTGTTATCCTGGGCATACGTTCTGAATTCCTACGGATTACGGCTTCATCCAGCGAAAATACGTTTTCAGCCACCGTCAGCCAGGTAGTAGAGGAAGTAACGAATTATACCTATTGCTTTAATTTTCCTGATGTACAGGATTTACATCTTGTAGCAAGAATTCCCAAGCAGGAAGGGGCACTACTTAATCCGGGGAGTGCGGTTTATCTTAATCTTCCTCAGGATAAACTTTTCATTATAACGTAAATGTAAGTTTCTTTATCACATTATATTTTTCGCCGTGAGGCATAATATTGGATAATACAAGCTGAGTGGAGGGTTAGCGTGACAACTCTAACTTACGAACAAATCTTTAAAGATTTGGTTAAATCGGCCTATGACGGGAAACTGGCTGAAGACATAGAAAAATTAAAGAGCCTGGGTGATGATGACATCAACCATTATGTTGACTATGCTACCGGCAGGGGAGACCCGGACAAAGTGGTTTTCAAGGTTAAAGATTGTAAGGATAATGCGGGATGTGAAGAAAGAAAGTGTGAGGTAGCCTGCCTGTTTGAAGCCATCCAAAGGGATGAGAAAGGTAATGTCATTATCAAACACAATTATTGTGAGAGCTGTGGTGCCTGTATTGAGGCCTGCGATTATAAGCATTTGGTAGACAGAAAGGAATTCATTCCTTTGATAGAGGTTTTAAAAGACCGGAGTGTACCGGTTTTTGCTATTGTAGCTCCGGCTTTTTTTGGCCAGTTTGGTCCTGATGTGACACCAGGGAAACTACGGGCTGCGCTAAAGCATTTAGGGTTTTACGGCATGGTGGAAGTGGCTCTGTTTGCTGATATTCTTACGCTAAAGG
This window harbors:
- a CDS encoding sulfate/molybdate ABC transporter ATP-binding protein, which gives rise to MLEVNIKKELPGFSLDVAFSIEREILAILGPSGCGKSLTIQCIAGLVRPDQGRIVLNGKVLYDGQLGINLPPQSRKVGLVFQNYALFPHLTVGENVAFGIQHLSKAEIKDKVTILLQKMKLQGLEGRYPHQLSGGQQQRVALARALAPEPELLLLDEPFSALDTQVKEQLLYELYELHNYYRGSVLFVTHNVAEAYSLCSKMAVYGGGKLLQFGGKQDVVEGPATLEAAKLLGVENFLQGIVTWQEGNEVWVLVKGLDREVKAVVGDNKKIAKNQPVILGIRSEFLRITASSSENTFSATVSQVVEEVTNYTYCFNFPDVQDLHLVARIPKQEGALLNPGSAVYLNLPQDKLFIIT